One Perca flavescens isolate YP-PL-M2 chromosome 16, PFLA_1.0, whole genome shotgun sequence genomic window, aaatcacactacaggatgtaggtggtgccagaggagctgtattttttttaattacatgctGCATGTAGTACTActcaaacatagggtcagttttagcaaatatgacagaaaattaccttacctactgcatctttaatcaaatcaaatggTGGAACGTGATTAAGtgcttttactcaagtattgttcTTAAGTAGGCTACAATGCTGTAGGTGCTTGTACTTCACTTGAGTAAGTATTATCATTTTATGcgactttatacttctactgtCCTACATTTAAGAAACAAatattgtaggctactttttacttcactacatttatttgacagctgtcATTACCAGTTACTTTAAAGATTAAGATTTTCAAAATCTTGAGCATATGAAATATAATGCAttgttatacagtataataacaTACCCAAAagtaaaataagataagatacacCTTTATTGATCCTCAGTGGAGAATTCTGTCTATAAAGTAGTTTAAATTAACAACACCTTGACCAGTTACATGTAAATGCTGCTTACGTGTTATTTACTTACTAATCTATTATTACATATAATGTCATTCATTAACTTCCAGGCAACATATTGTAtaactaaatatattttttcttgaCATTGACATTGTTTTCACTTTAATGACACATCATTGCAAACTCACTCAAAATTCTTACAACCCGAACCAAACTTGTTAATGTTTACCATTTCAaaatagttttctttttcttcgcCCTTTCTTTATtcagttacattacattacataaatTAGTCACtactgacatacacacacacacacacacacacacacacacacacacacacacacacacacacacacacacacacacacacactcacaaagagGATGGACTTTTGAAACATGTTTAGGGGTGTAGCTTTACAGTCTGCCTTATCTACAGCCAAGGCCggggattttttttatgttacactagtcattttctgaaaatatatttgatataaaaatgcatctgatttcatgtcaaaatgtaattaataaatGTCATTAATAAAAATTATCTAAATGCTTAGACACAATACATGCAAGCACAATGAAACATAACATAAATGTCCTCTGGGATTTGCAGTGCTTTCTCAATCTTTACAGGGGCTTAATAAATCCACATTAGTACAAATTTGTAAATAATTAAGCAACTTTGAAGTAGCAGCTGGCAAATATATTAAAACCCAATTgatgaaaacaacattttatacaAAGCTAACTATTGAACATTCCACTGCAaacaattttcttaactttgacacaaataaaacataaatcaatttacagttttcaggcattttgtcaccttttttgtctttgttttcactTACACTGCTTCAGCTCTCCCCCTTGATTTGTTATTTGTTCAGGTACTTTGCCACAGAGTGGTAGGCAATGAGGATCTCTGAGTCATTTGGGCAGGTATAACGAAACTCATCTTGTTTGTAGGCGTTATCCAGGTAACGTGACAAACCTTTCAGCTCTTTAGGGATGGCAAAGTTGCGGTACTCTTTACACACCACCTGGGGGAATTAAGATTCTATCTTATTTGCAAAAAAGACATGATAGTATAATAAAGTCCAGGAACAGCTCACACTTTTAACACCTCTTCAATAAACTAGAGCTCTGTCCCAatgatgaaaatatttttttttaatactgctGAACGCTGCTCACCTTGACAATGTTGAGTTTGGGAAGCAAGTTGCAGTCTGCCAAGGTGAGGGTGTCACCGTCCAGGTAGTGGCGTGAAGACTCAGTGGCATTTGGGTTCTTGTCCAGCTCGTGAGGGAGAGGCGTCTCAAGGTACATGTTCAGCTTCACCAGAGTTGACAGAAATTTCTTCTCCAGCACTGAAAGTCAGAAAGGTGTAACAGGCTTTTGTTATTCTCCAGGTCTCCATCATGTggatatataaaaacaaaacgtAAATTCATTTTTGAAATATACAACTAATGTCCTTACTGTCATTTAATCCAGGATTGGGATTCTTTATATATCCTGAGAATTTTCGGAAGATGTCTTCTCCGGCAACGTTGGACTCTTTGTATCGACAGCACAATTTTGGATACCTGCCATTGATAGAATAAAAATGTGATGGGGGTGTGTCAATGCGATGATGAATGAGATGTTCAGTGTGtgtaaaaaagtgaaaaatacttGAC contains:
- the clic3 gene encoding chloride intracellular channel protein 3; this translates as MAEAPKVELFVKASVDAESVGNCPFCQRLFMILWMKGVNFTLTTVDMKRAPDVLKALAPGSQPPFLIYNDEVKTDTNKIEEFLEEKLAPPQYPKLCCRYKESNVAGEDIFRKFSGYIKNPNPGLNDMLEKKFLSTLVKLNMYLETPLPHELDKNPNATESSRHYLDGDTLTLADCNLLPKLNIVKVVCKEYRNFAIPKELKGLSRYLDNAYKQDEFRYTCPNDSEILIAYHSVAKYLNK